A genomic window from Sorex araneus isolate mSorAra2 chromosome 2, mSorAra2.pri, whole genome shotgun sequence includes:
- the LOC129401791 gene encoding olfactory receptor 18-like encodes MLAISSDARFHTPTYFFLSVLSTADIGFTSTTVPNMVWDIHTQSRNISHAGCLVQLSLYVHFECLECIILGVMAYDRFVAICHPLHHQIIMNPGLCGRLLLGSICISLLDSQLYSLMMSQLIFCSQVWKSITSFVTPPQLLSLASGDIFTDNLIIYFIVAIVGGFPVSGIFNSYTKIVFSVLRISSKAGMSKAFCTSGSHLSVVGLFYGTAMGVYLSLADSHSPPKQAVASVMYTMVVPMLNPFIYSLRNQDIKRVFQKFLSRTFSLNCYVYN; translated from the coding sequence ATGCTGGCCATCAGCTCCGACGCCCGCTTTCACACCCCCACGTACTTCTTCCTGTCTGTTTTGTCCACAGCTGACATAGGCTTTACCTCAACCACGGTTCCAAACATGGTTTGGGACATTCACACTCAGAGCAGAAATATCTCTCATGCTGGCTGCCTGGTACAACTGTCCCTTTATGTCCATTTTGAGTGTTTGGAGTGTATCATTCTAGGGGTGATGGCTTATGatcgctttgtggccatctgccacccactGCACCACCAAATCATCATGAACCCCGGTCTCTGTGGCCGGCTGCTTCTGGGTTCCATCTGCATCAGCCTGCTTGACTCCCAGCTGTATTCCTTGATGATGTCACAGCTCATCTTTTGCAGCCAGGTGTGGAAATCCATCACTTCTTTTGTGACCCCCCCTCAACTGCTCAGCCTGGCTAGTGGGGATATTTTCACCGATAACcttatcatatattttattgttgctattgtGGGCGGTTTTCCAGTCTCGGGGATTTTTAATTCTTACACGAAAATTGTCTTCTCTGTTTTGAGAATCTCATCCAAAGCTGGGATGTCCAAAGCCTTCTGCACCTCTGGTTCTCACCTGTCCGTGGTTGGCTTGTTTTATGGGACAGCCATGGGGGTGTACCTCAGCTTAGCTGACTCCCATTCCCCCCCGAAGCAGGCTGTGGCTTCAGTGATGTACACTATGGTTGTTCCCATGCTCAACCCCTTCATCTATAGTCTGAGAAACCAGGACATCAAGAGGGTCTTCCAGAAATTTCTCAGTAGGACATTTAGCCTCAATTGTtatgtttataattaa